One Paraburkholderia agricolaris DNA segment encodes these proteins:
- a CDS encoding NmrA/HSCARG family protein, with product MAILVTGSTGVIGKQVLDHLNGSGADVRALTRSPEKAQFPAGVIAVKGDLSDIDAIRRAMNGVSTLFLLAPNAADELTQALQTLSVAREAGVKGIVYLSVFKGAEYVDVPHFTGKHTVERMIEHTDLPATVLRPAYFIQNDARQKDPLLTHGVYGMPIGSKGISMVDVRDIGDAAARELLRRERAADRLPRETYELVGPDALTSDTIAAIWAEALGRPVRYGGDDLDILEQRLKAVAPGWLAYDMRLMMRRYQLDGAVASKAEIERLAALLGRQPRSYRDFAMASAAAWTKG from the coding sequence ATGGCAATCCTCGTAACTGGCAGCACAGGCGTAATCGGCAAGCAGGTTCTCGACCATCTGAACGGCAGCGGCGCCGACGTGCGCGCCCTGACCCGCTCGCCGGAAAAAGCCCAATTTCCCGCCGGCGTCATCGCGGTCAAAGGCGACCTGTCCGACATCGACGCAATACGGCGCGCAATGAACGGCGTCAGCACCTTGTTCCTGCTCGCCCCCAACGCCGCCGACGAACTGACACAGGCGCTGCAGACGCTCAGCGTCGCGCGGGAAGCCGGCGTGAAGGGCATTGTTTATCTGTCGGTTTTCAAGGGTGCGGAGTATGTCGATGTGCCTCACTTCACCGGCAAGCACACAGTGGAACGCATGATCGAGCACACCGATCTGCCGGCGACGGTGCTGCGCCCCGCGTATTTCATCCAGAACGATGCCCGGCAGAAAGACCCGCTGCTGACACACGGCGTCTACGGCATGCCGATTGGCAGCAAAGGTATTTCGATGGTCGATGTCCGCGATATCGGCGACGCCGCCGCACGCGAACTCCTGCGCCGCGAGCGCGCCGCCGATCGGCTGCCACGTGAGACGTACGAACTCGTCGGGCCCGATGCGCTGACGTCGGACACCATCGCCGCGATCTGGGCCGAGGCATTGGGACGCCCGGTCCGCTACGGCGGCGACGATCTCGACATCCTCGAACAGCGTCTCAAGGCGGTCGCACCAGGTTGGCTCGCCTACGACATGCGTCTGATGATGCGCCGCTATCAACTGGACGGCGCGGTCGCTTCGAAAGCCGAGATCGAACGCCTCGCCGCGCTGCTCGGGCGGCAGCCAAGATCGTATCGGGACTTCGCGATGGCCTCGGCCGCCGCATGGACGAAGGGTTGA